Part of the Flavobacterium sp. MDT1-60 genome, TATCTTCGGCGGAAGCCAAATAATAATTAAAAAGATCGTATTCTGCATGATAAGCATCATACATAGTATATCCTACCTGCGCTTCCTGATCTTTTATAAAAGTATCAAAATCACTTTTTGCTGAAGCATTTTTACTATCAGCATACACAACCAAAAGTTTATTTTTTGTTGCTGAAAGAGCATTTTTTAAATTGTTTTCAATCTTAAATTTAAAATCGAATTTAGTTGAAGGATAAGAATCTACAACAACTGCGGCGCTATCAACCGTAGCATCTGCGCCAAAATCATCACTCATTAGCGCTTCCTTTCCCGGATAAGTCCAGTTTGAAATAGTTTGACTTTCAACTGGAATAACTTTTGAAACTGCAGCTAGAGGTGTATCTTTTTCGTTTAAAAAAACTAACGGATTCTTTCCTTTTTGCTCAGAAATTCTCAACTCATTTGTTTTTTGATCAAAAAAACCGGCAATATTTAAATCGTCTAAAACGGCCAATTGATAATTGATAGTCACTTCAGAAACATCTTTTGGCAAAGCAAATTTTGACAATTTACTTTCTCCATTGTAATCTTCATAAACCAAATACAAATAATCTGCTTTATCCAATTCAAACTCTAAATTTGTCTGGATAAAGTCCGGATCAATTTTAGTTCTGATATCATTGATTTTTTGATACTGAACAGGATCATTTGATTTTTGTGTTCCGATATAGAACGAATAATAAGAAGGATCTAAAAACTTGATTTTAATTTTTTGTGCTTTTTTATCAGTTGCAAAAGCTAGATCAAAAGCATTTTCTGATTTTACTTTTTGCGAAAATAAAAGAGAATCCCCTTTAATCTCATAATCCCCGGAATAAAAAACCAGCTCGTACTTATTCTCTTCTAATAAATTCAATTTGATTTTTTGTCCTTTATTTGTAGAAAGATAAGTTCCTTTTTGAATGCCTTTTGTTTGAGAAAACGAAACAAATGTTACACAAAAAAAGAATAAGAAACTCCATTTAAAATTACGCATACTTAAAATTTTTGGCTGTTAATATCATGCGTAAAGATATTGCATTCCTGATTAAACAAATCACAAAAAAGATGCTTTGTAATTAAAATACTATAAATTATATTTCATCGAAAAGATGATGTAACGAGGCTGAACCGTGTATTGTGAAACTCGTGTAGAAAACTGTGAGAAACTGTCATCATTAAGATATCTTGTATTTAATAGATTGGTTGCAGCAATTTTATATTCCCATTTGCTGTCCTTGTTTTGATAAATCAAACTGGCACTTAGAAAATCATATTCATTGTCAACCGTTTTATCAGTATTATAATAATGATAAAATTCATACTCTGAAACAAACGAAAAACTATTCCAAAAATAATAATCCAATCGTGCAAAAGGTTTGTCTGTATAATAGGTCGAACCGCTGTATTGATTGATTAAGGCGTTGTATCCTACTTCTAAATTCGGAAAGTTTTTATAATTTGTTGAAGCCCTTACGGTATAACTTTGAGTAAAACTTTCTGTAGTGGCCAATGCGTTATTTTGAATATTATTAAATTTCGACCAATTGAAACTTGCAACTGCAGATGCTTTATAATTCTTTAAAAAAGAACGTCCATAACTTCCCATTCCTGAAAAAGTTTCATCTGCCAAGTTAGAATTATAGGGTACTGAAGATTGATTTATCCCATCAAAATCAGCTTTGGTTTTAATGGCATCTACTTTTTTCGTGTATGTTGCATTGGCAAAAATGTTCTCAAAATTGAACATATTATATTTGAAATAGCGCAGCGAATGAACTTGCGAAGTGGCATTTTCTAAAAATCGATTTCCTCTAAACAAACTACTGTAATCTGATAAAACATAACCCGCCGCCAACTGATTTATATCTGTAAAATCATTTGACAAAGAGAAATTATAAGTCAATGTCTCTGATTTCTTGATTTGATACAGGGCAAAAAAATCAGGTAATACTTTGGTGAAGCTCTGAGAATAATCTGTTCCCAACTGTGTGTTTGTCATTGAATAGGAATGCAGACTTACTCCGGGTGTCAATGTAAATTTACCGGACAAAATCTTATAGTGAAAACCTAAAAAAGTATCATTAAAATTATAATTTACCTGATTGTTGTTTTCAGGATCATTTAAATCATTTCGATCTCCATTATCCAACATCTGAAAAATATGTGAGTTGAAATCCTGATAAGAATATGTATTCCCTAAAGTGATATTAATATTGCTTTTTGGCGTTACCATGTAATAGTAATCCAATTTAGCATCGAGTTTATTTGTTTTTACAAAGCGATCCTGATTCAAATCATTTCTATTTTGTTTTGGATCTGTAATATAACCTGACAAATCAAATGGTAATGTTCTTAAATTAGCATTATAAAACGGGTTTTCGTCCTGATACAAATGCTGCATCTCAAAAGCAAAAATATTTTTATCGCTTTGAGTATAATACAAACTCAAATTTTGGTTTATTGATGTGGGATTTTGCTTTTTATTTGTGAAGATTGTTTCAATTGAAGTTACATTATTCTCTACGGCTTCACGGAGCAATTCAGTATCTTCATCTTGTTTGGACAATTTTGTTAAAATATCATAATCAAACTGAAATTTATCATTGGGTTTATACGTTGAACTCAATTTAAAAAGTCCCAAATTATTTTTTTGATGCGTTGATTCGTCTCTTTTTTGCTGATCACCAGAATCTAAAATGGTCGTTTGAGATTTGGTTTCTAAATCTGTTTTTGAAGTAGAAAGTATCCCGAAACCACTAATATTCCAGGCTTTTGTAACGGAGTAAGCAAAATTGGTTGCGCCAAATTTCGTTTCTATTTCCTTAGCTCGATTATTTCTTAAAAGTGAAATTCCAATATCATTTGATGAAACATTAAAATTGCTTCCACCCTTCTTCATCATATTTTTAAATCCGCCCGTGAATTTAAAATAATCCTGGGCTGTCAATGGCAATTCGCCAATATTATTAAAATTGGTAATTAAATTAATGGAGTATTTCGGACTGTAATAAAATAATTTCGGATTAATAATATAACGGCTGTCGAGTTCTGCAACTCCAATTCCGGCAGTTGCATCACCAAACCAAAAGTTCTTTTTGCCTTCTTTCAGTTTGATATTCATCGCGACATTATCCTGATCGTTTTCCAAACCCTTTAAAGCGCCAACTTCATTATAATTTCGCAAAACCTGAATTTTATCAATTGCATCGGCAGGAATATTTTTAACCCCAAGTTTGGTGTCTCCATCAAAGAAATCTTTTCCTTCCACCATTAATTTGCTGACTTTTTTTCCTTCAACTTCAATTTCACCGTCGGCATTTACCTCAACTCCGGGTAATTTTTTTAAGACATCTTCCAGTTTTTTTTCAGTTCCCGATTTAAAAGAATCGGCATTGTAAACAATAGTGTCTCCTTTTATAGAAACCGGCATTTCACGTACAATTTCAACGCCTTCAAGTTCAATTCCTGCGCCGTCCATCACAATATTCTGAACTATATTTTCAGTATTAGTTGAGATCGCAATTTCTTTCGATTTCATTCCGAGATAACTCACTTTTACCATATACGAAGTATTGGGCTTTAAAGTCAGCTGAAACTTTCCTTTATCGTTTGTAATTCCGTATGAATCCATTGCTTTTGTCCCGTTGTTAACCGCCATAATATTGGCCATTTCCAACGGATTTTTTTGCTCGTCCTGAATAACACCATCAAAACGTACAGTTTGGGCAAAAGTTATAGACGTCATTAAGAAAATAACGAAGAGAAGTATATTTTTCATGAAAAAAATCTAAGGATGATGTGCTAAAAAAATTAACGTCTAATCAGTACTGGCCCGCCACCCGGACCACCTTCACGACCACGGTTCATTTCTCTAAATTCTTCCATTTTTTTAATAACGGTGTCATCGTAATCTTTCTGAGAAATTACTTTTCCTTTTGTAGGCGCTTTTATTTCGGCTTTATCTTTCGCATTCAAAACAATTTTTGAACATAGGATTGTTGTTCTTCCATCATTAACTTCTAAAATCAAACCAGGTAAACCCCAATAATTCTCTGGACCCTGATTTACCGGGATTTCCGGAGAATACCAAGCTGTTATAATAATCTCTTTTGGAATTTCAAAATTATCCTGAAAATTGGTTTTAGTTTCTCCTGAAGTTTTCTTAGTCTCGTCTTTTTTATCTTCAGACTTTTTATCGTCATTGTTTTTAGGTCTGAAATTTCTAAAATCAGTTTTACTGGCTTCTTTCACAGCAGTTGCTTTATAACAAGTGTAACCTCCAATTTGTTTTGTTTCAGATTCAAGTTTCCAGTTTAATTTTGGCAGAGAATCTATAACCAGAAACTCTTTTCCCATAAATTCTTTGTCAACTGTATATGATTTACTTTTTACATCTTTGTAAAAAGTTCCTCCACCACCCATAAAAGAATTCATCATAATACGCATTCCGCCGCCTTGTTGTCCCGGAGTTTCTAACTTTTCTTCTTCTTTGTAAATAGAAGCCGACTTATCAAAATTTAAAATAAAGGTTTTCTCCAGCATTTTTTTCATACGCTCTTCCATGTTTTTCTGCATTTCAGGCGTAATATCTCTATTCGCCCGCATTCCATCCATTTTAGGTGCCTGCGTTTTTGACTCATAAACAGCCATTCCCTGAAAGTCTTTTTGCGCACGCATTTGAGTAAATACAAGCATTAAAGACATATATAAGAATATTTTTTTCATTTCTTTTATTTTAAAATTGAGTAAATCAATAAAACTTACTCTCAAATGTATTATTAATTTTAAAATACTAAAAATTAAATATATCAATACCAATAACCGATCGACGAAATCAGCTGTTAATTAGATTGTTGCAATTCTGAAACGTTTTAAAGAAAAAATCCAACTTAATAGGCTATTTAAACCATTTCGTACATAGTTTTTTGTAATTTGGCTCTTTTGAAACCTACTTCTTATGAACAAAACAGTGCGCAAAATTTTAATTCTATTTTTTATAGCCTGTTCATTATCAGCTGTTTCTGCACAAAATAAAAAAATAAACGCGACTTTAATCTCTCAATTTAATACTGCTATTGATGATTTCTTAGGATATGATTCTTTTGGATTTTCTTATCATATTAAAGATAATGTTTTTAGAAAAACTAAAGGAGATGAGGTTTTGAGTACAAAAATGTATCATTAGGAAATATTACCAAAGTTGACATTTTAAATCCTCTTAAAATAGTTTTGTTTTATGAAGATTTTAATACCGCTGTTTTATTGGACAATCAGTTAAACAAAATGACAGAAATTAATTTTTCTTTAAACAACACTCCTATAGTTGTACCAGCCATTGGCATGTCAACCCAAAATCAGTTGTGGATTTTCAACACCTTAAATCAACAAATTGGTCTTTTTGATTATTTAAAAAATGAATACAAAACGGTTTCTACCCCTTTAACAGAAGGTATAAAATATTACCAAACTGACTTTAATACTTTTTATTGGATTGATAAAAAAAAACAATTTCTTTTCTTGTGATATTTTCGGAAAAACGACTTCTTTAGGAAAAATCCCTGACTATGACCAAATCGAAATTATAAATCCAAATTCTTACATTTTCAGAAAAGCTAATCTGCTCTATTTTACAGACAAAACAAGTGCTGACTTGGATACCTTTTCTGAAATTGAAATTTTACAAAAAAGCTTTGATAAATTCTGCTACAAAGACCAAATTTTATCTATTTTTACAACTAAAGAAATTACCAATTATAAAATCGTAACACCGTAATGCACATAGCAATAGCAGGAAACATAGGCGCTGGAAAAACAACTTTGACTAAATTATTGGCCAAACATTTTAAATGGGAACCACATTATGAAGATGTTGTTGACAACCCTTATTTAGATGATTTTTACCACCAAATGGAACGTTGGTCATTTAATTTGCAGATTTACTTCTTGAACAGCAGGTTTCGTCAGGTGCAGCAAATTCGCGAAAGCGGAAAAAAAATTATTCAGGACAGAACGATTTATGAGGATGCTTATATTTTTGCTCCCAACTTATATTCAATGGGATTAATGACAAGTCGTGATTTCGAAAATTACACTTCATTGTTTGAATTGATGGAATCATTAGTAAAAGCTCCTGATTTATTGATTTACCTAAGAAGTTCTATTCCAAATTTAGTAGGACAGATTCACAAACGTGGACGCGAATACGAAAACTCTATTTCTATTGATTATTTAAGCCGATTAAATGAAAGATACGAAGCCTGGGTTCAGACTTATACGAAAGGAAAGCTATTGATTATTGATGTTGATAATATTAACTTCGTCGATAATCCTGAAGATTTAGGAAACATCATTAATAGAATTGATGCTGAATTAAACGGATTGTTTTAGAAACACAAATTCCACGGATTTACACTAAATAAAAAATGCCTCTAAATTTAGAGGCATTTTTGTTATAACTAACTGAAATTTACTTCGTAGCTTCAATTTTTGCTTTCACTTCTTCTTCAGTTCCTTCATAAACTTCTGTTGTAGTTTTTCCGTTTTCAGTTTTGGTTACCGTTCCAACTGTAACACCATTTGCGGTAGACAAATTAACTTCAACTCTATTTTTGCTGTATTTAGTTGTATCAAAACAATCTGTTTTTTGGTGCGTGTATTTTCCGTTTGCATCATAATGAGCCAGACATTTTGCTGTTTCTTCAGCGGTACATCCTTTTTCTTTGCACATTTTAATACATTCTTCTTTTGTCATTCCTGACAAATCTCCACATTTAGAAGCACCGGCTGCATGCATTTCCATTTTACAACAAGAACCTTTTTCAGCCATAGCCGAAGACGAATGGCCTTCTCCTAAAATTGGAGCAATTACCAATCCAATCAAACAAGTTAATTTAATCAAGATGTTCATTGAAGGCCCGGAAGTATCTTTAAACGGA contains:
- a CDS encoding carboxypeptidase-like regulatory domain-containing protein produces the protein MKNILLFVIFLMTSITFAQTVRFDGVIQDEQKNPLEMANIMAVNNGTKAMDSYGITNDKGKFQLTLKPNTSYMVKVSYLGMKSKEIAISTNTENIVQNIVMDGAGIELEGVEIVREMPVSIKGDTIVYNADSFKSGTEKKLEDVLKKLPGVEVNADGEIEVEGKKVSKLMVEGKDFFDGDTKLGVKNIPADAIDKIQVLRNYNEVGALKGLENDQDNVAMNIKLKEGKKNFWFGDATAGIGVAELDSRYIINPKLFYYSPKYSINLITNFNNIGELPLTAQDYFKFTGGFKNMMKKGGSNFNVSSNDIGISLLRNNRAKEIETKFGATNFAYSVTKAWNISGFGILSTSKTDLETKSQTTILDSGDQQKRDESTHQKNNLGLFKLSSTYKPNDKFQFDYDILTKLSKQDEDTELLREAVENNVTSIETIFTNKKQNPTSINQNLSLYYTQSDKNIFAFEMQHLYQDENPFYNANLRTLPFDLSGYITDPKQNRNDLNQDRFVKTNKLDAKLDYYYMVTPKSNINITLGNTYSYQDFNSHIFQMLDNGDRNDLNDPENNNQVNYNFNDTFLGFHYKILSGKFTLTPGVSLHSYSMTNTQLGTDYSQSFTKVLPDFFALYQIKKSETLTYNFSLSNDFTDINQLAAGYVLSDYSSLFRGNRFLENATSQVHSLRYFKYNMFNFENIFANATYTKKVDAIKTKADFDGINQSSVPYNSNLADETFSGMGSYGRSFLKNYKASAVASFNWSKFNNIQNNALATTESFTQSYTVRASTNYKNFPNLEVGYNALINQYSGSTYYTDKPFARLDYYFWNSFSFVSEYEFYHYYNTDKTVDNEYDFLSASLIYQNKDSKWEYKIAATNLLNTRYLNDDSFSQFSTRVSQYTVQPRYIIFSMKYNL
- a CDS encoding GLPGLI family protein, with translation MKKIFLYMSLMLVFTQMRAQKDFQGMAVYESKTQAPKMDGMRANRDITPEMQKNMEERMKKMLEKTFILNFDKSASIYKEEEKLETPGQQGGGMRIMMNSFMGGGGTFYKDVKSKSYTVDKEFMGKEFLVIDSLPKLNWKLESETKQIGGYTCYKATAVKEASKTDFRNFRPKNNDDKKSEDKKDETKKTSGETKTNFQDNFEIPKEIIITAWYSPEIPVNQGPENYWGLPGLILEVNDGRTTILCSKIVLNAKDKAEIKAPTKGKVISQKDYDDTVIKKMEEFREMNRGREGGPGGGPVLIRR
- a CDS encoding deoxynucleoside kinase, giving the protein MHIAIAGNIGAGKTTLTKLLAKHFKWEPHYEDVVDNPYLDDFYHQMERWSFNLQIYFLNSRFRQVQQIRESGKKIIQDRTIYEDAYIFAPNLYSMGLMTSRDFENYTSLFELMESLVKAPDLLIYLRSSIPNLVGQIHKRGREYENSISIDYLSRLNERYEAWVQTYTKGKLLIIDVDNINFVDNPEDLGNIINRIDAELNGLF